One region of Wyeomyia smithii strain HCP4-BCI-WySm-NY-G18 chromosome 3, ASM2978416v1, whole genome shotgun sequence genomic DNA includes:
- the LOC129727079 gene encoding arrestin domain-containing protein 3-like translates to MDYIKELDIRLDKEQYYAGEVLSGKIVIHTTENFKLKSIRLLLRGKAHVEWKVFVSGDKRTVKDDQLYIDERAVIWGERAGEGLDVTVPVLIRGQHQFPFHFNIPETNLPCSFESRACYIRYFVKATIDIPYASPPQGIKYFTVVGPHIDCMDEQYLKPVSAQDKKVRCCLCCAKGPVTLSCSLDRTAFCCGETVKLKAIIDNQGEQGVTLKVRLVQFCEFFVERGVLGVTKEIQHLVLEYRGEPVASRDHQDTSASLRIPTVPTTLMGVCRLVQIYYTLTTCLEFENSGDDLHINFPITIGTVPFRIPNSNLQPQIGYEVAVDHVEGGIYIGPEFLLGEVYDGCNVSDNEYRDVAPLYRPVYLTVVRSSQQKSARAAGRSNRKKSSCDIEIAEIHRK, encoded by the exons CCATACGTTTGCTGCTACGAGGGAAGGCTCATGTGGAGTGGAAAGTGTTCGTGTCTGGAGATAAGCGAACG GTGAAGGACGACCAGCTGTACATCGACGAACGGGCGGTAATCTGGGGTGAACGTGCCGGCGAAGGATTGGATGTCACCGTGCCGGTACTGATACGCGGCCAGCACCAGTTTCCGTTCCATTTCAACATCCCGGAAACTAACCTTCCCTGCAGCTTCGAATCTCGTGCCTGTTACATTCGTTACTTTGTTAAG GCTACCATAGATATCCCGTACGCTTCACCGCCGCAAGGAATCAAATATTTCACCGTGGTGGGACCACACATCGACTGTATGGACGAGCAATATTTG AAACCGGTTTCGGCTCAGGACAAAAAGGTGAGATGCTGTTTGTGTTGTGCCAAAGGACCTGTCACGCTGAG CTGCTCCCTGGATCGGACTGCATTCTGCTGTGGCGAAACAGTGAAGCTCAAAGCCATCATCGACAATCAGGGCGAGCAAGGTGTGACACTGAAAGTACGGCTGGTGCAGTTTTGCGAGTTTTTCGTCGAGCGAGGCGTGCTCGGAGTAACAAAAGAGATCCAACACCTGGTGCTTGAGTACCGGGGGGAACCTGTTGCGTCGAGGGACCACCAGGATACCAGTGCCAGCCTGCGGATACCGACCGTTCCAACAACGCTGATGGGCGTCTGTCGACTGGTGCAGATTTACTACACCCTTACG ACATGCTTGGAGTTTGAAAATTCCGGAGATGATCTACACATAAACTTTCCCATCACCATCGGGACGGTGCCATTTCGAATACCAAACAGCAATCTGCAACCGCAAATAGGATATG AAGTGGCCGTCGATCACGTAGAAGGTGGCATCTACATCGGCCCGGAGTTCCTCCTGGGGGAAGTTTACGATGGATGCAATGTCAGCGATAACGAGTATCGTGATGTGGCTCCGCTGTATCGCCCGGTTTACCTGACAGTAGTTCGCAGCTCGCAGCAAAAATCAGCCCGAGCGGCTGGACGGAGCAACCGCAAAAAATCTTCATGTGATATCGAAATCGCCGAAATTCACCGGAAATGA